A portion of the Malania oleifera isolate guangnan ecotype guangnan chromosome 3, ASM2987363v1, whole genome shotgun sequence genome contains these proteins:
- the LOC131150230 gene encoding mitogen-activated protein kinase 15 isoform X2, whose protein sequence is MQPDQRRKASVDVDFFTEYGEGSRYRIEEVIGKGSYGVVCSAYDTHTGEKVAIKKINDIFEHVSDATRILREIKLLRLLRHPDIVEIKHILLPPCRREFKDIYVVFELMESDLHQVIKANDDLTREHYQFFLYQLLRGLKYIHTANVFHRDLKPKNILANADCKLKICDFGLARVAFNDTPTAIFWTDYVATRWYRAPELCGSFFSKYTPAIDIWSIGCIFAELLTGKPLFPGKNVVHQLDLMTDLLGTPSAEAIARVRNEKARRYLSSMRKKRPIPLSQKFPNADPLALRLLERMLAFEPKDRPSAEEALADPYFKGLAKVEREPSAQPVTKMEFEFERRRITKEDVRELIYRETLEYHPKMLKELLEGTESTGFMYPSAVDHFKKQFAYLEEHYGKGSNVAPPERQHASLPRPCVLFSDNPVQNTAEVTDDLSKCSIKEMEKSHPDRSCGMGIPMTRLPLQVPQSIQGVARPGKVVGSVLRYNNCGAAAAAETLEQRRMVRNPVVPTHYTASGCSYPRRNAGCKNERGEDEVVEGSNGLQPKPQYMARKVAAAQAGPGSQWY, encoded by the exons ATGCAGCCTGATCAGCGAAGAAAG GCATCTGTGGATGTTGACTTTTTCACCGAATATGGCGAGGGGAGTAGGTACCGAATAGAGGAAGTCATTGGTAAAGGGAGCTATGGTGTTGTTTGTTCTGCATATGATACCCACACTGGGGAAAAAGTTGCGATCAAGAAGATCAATGATATCTTTGAACATGTATCTGATGCCACTCGTATACTTCGTGAGATTAAACTTCTTAGACTCCTACGCCATCCTGACATTGTGGAAATCAAGCACATATTGTTGCCTCCTTGTAGAAGGGAATTCAAAGATATATACGTTGTTTTTGAGCTCATGGAATCTGATCTCCATCAGGTTATTAAAGCAAATGATGACTTGACACGAGAGCATTATCAGTTTTTTCTTTATCAGCTTCTTCGAGGTTTGAAGTACATACACACGG CAAATGTTTTTCATCGAGATCTTAAACCAAAAAATATCTTAGCAAATGCGGACTGCAAACTCAAGATCTGTGACTTTGGTCTTGCTAGAGTGGCCTTTAATGATACTCCAACTGCTATATTTTGGACA GATTATGTTGCAACAAGATGGTACAGGGCTCCTGAATTATGTGGATCCTTTTTCTCAAAG TATACACCAGCAATCGATATATGGAGTATTGGGTGCATATTTGCAGAGCTCTTAACTGGAAAGCCTCTTTTCCCTGGAAAAAATGTTGTCCATCAATTGGACCTGATGACTGATCTGTTGGGAACACCGTCAGCTGAAGCCATTGCCCGG GTGCGTAATGAGAAAGCTCGGAGATACTTAAGCAGCATGCGCAAGAAAAGGCCTATCCCTTTATCCCAAAAGTTCCCGAATGCAGATCCTCTAGCACTCCGTTTGTTAGAAAGAATGCTAGCTTTTGAGCCCAAGGATCGACCTTCAGCTGAAGAG GCCCTTGCAGATCCATATTTTAAGGGCTTGGCCAAGGTTGAAAGAGAGCCTTCTGCTCAACCAGTTACTAAgatggaatttgaatttgagaggCGAAGGATAACGAAAGAAGATGTGCGAGAGCTTATATATCGAGAAACTCTCGAGTACCATCCAAAGATGTTGAAAGAATTATTAGAGGGGACTGAATCAACCGGCTTTATGTACCCTAG tGCTGTTGACCATTTTAAGAAGCAATTTGCGTACCTTGAGGAGCACTATGGAAAGGGTTCAAATGTTGCTCCACCTGAGAGGCAGCATGCATCCTTACCGAG GCCATGTGTATTATTTTCAGATAACCCAGTTCAGAATACAGCAGAGGTTACAGATGATCTTTCCAAATGTTCCATAAAGGAAATGGAGAAGTCACATCCAGACAGGAGTTGTGGCATGGGGATCCCCATGACAAGGCTTCCTCTCCAAGTTCCTCAAAGTATCCAAG GTGTGGCCAGGCCAGGGAAAGTTGTCGGTTCGGTGTTGCGTTACAACAACTGCGGAGCAGCGGCAGCAGCAGAGACTCTTGAACAACGAAGGATGGTTAGGAATCCAGTTGTTCCAACACATTACACTGCTTCTGGCTGCTCATATCCGAGAAGAAATGCAGGCTGTAAAAACGAGAGGGGAGAGGATGAAGTTGTTGAGGGATCCAACGGACTGCAGCCAAAGCCTCAGTACATGGCAAGGAAAGTGGCTGCTGCTCAAGCTGGACCTGGAAGTCAGTGGTACTAA
- the LOC131150230 gene encoding mitogen-activated protein kinase 15 isoform X1 has protein sequence MQPDQRRKASVDVDFFTEYGEGSRYRIEEVIGKGSYGVVCSAYDTHTGEKVAIKKINDIFEHVSDATRILREIKLLRLLRHPDIVEIKHILLPPCRREFKDIYVVFELMESDLHQVIKANDDLTREHYQFFLYQLLRGLKYIHTANVFHRDLKPKNILANADCKLKICDFGLARVAFNDTPTAIFWTDYVATRWYRAPELCGSFFSKYTPAIDIWSIGCIFAELLTGKPLFPGKNVVHQLDLMTDLLGTPSAEAIARVRNEKARRYLSSMRKKRPIPLSQKFPNADPLALRLLERMLAFEPKDRPSAEEALADPYFKGLAKVEREPSAQPVTKMEFEFERRRITKEDVRELIYRETLEYHPKMLKELLEGTESTGFMYPSAVDHFKKQFAYLEEHYGKGSNVAPPERQHASLPRPCVLFSDNPVQNTAEVTDDLSKCSIKEMEKSHPDRSCGMGIPMTRLPLQVPQSIQAGVARPGKVVGSVLRYNNCGAAAAAETLEQRRMVRNPVVPTHYTASGCSYPRRNAGCKNERGEDEVVEGSNGLQPKPQYMARKVAAAQAGPGSQWY, from the exons ATGCAGCCTGATCAGCGAAGAAAG GCATCTGTGGATGTTGACTTTTTCACCGAATATGGCGAGGGGAGTAGGTACCGAATAGAGGAAGTCATTGGTAAAGGGAGCTATGGTGTTGTTTGTTCTGCATATGATACCCACACTGGGGAAAAAGTTGCGATCAAGAAGATCAATGATATCTTTGAACATGTATCTGATGCCACTCGTATACTTCGTGAGATTAAACTTCTTAGACTCCTACGCCATCCTGACATTGTGGAAATCAAGCACATATTGTTGCCTCCTTGTAGAAGGGAATTCAAAGATATATACGTTGTTTTTGAGCTCATGGAATCTGATCTCCATCAGGTTATTAAAGCAAATGATGACTTGACACGAGAGCATTATCAGTTTTTTCTTTATCAGCTTCTTCGAGGTTTGAAGTACATACACACGG CAAATGTTTTTCATCGAGATCTTAAACCAAAAAATATCTTAGCAAATGCGGACTGCAAACTCAAGATCTGTGACTTTGGTCTTGCTAGAGTGGCCTTTAATGATACTCCAACTGCTATATTTTGGACA GATTATGTTGCAACAAGATGGTACAGGGCTCCTGAATTATGTGGATCCTTTTTCTCAAAG TATACACCAGCAATCGATATATGGAGTATTGGGTGCATATTTGCAGAGCTCTTAACTGGAAAGCCTCTTTTCCCTGGAAAAAATGTTGTCCATCAATTGGACCTGATGACTGATCTGTTGGGAACACCGTCAGCTGAAGCCATTGCCCGG GTGCGTAATGAGAAAGCTCGGAGATACTTAAGCAGCATGCGCAAGAAAAGGCCTATCCCTTTATCCCAAAAGTTCCCGAATGCAGATCCTCTAGCACTCCGTTTGTTAGAAAGAATGCTAGCTTTTGAGCCCAAGGATCGACCTTCAGCTGAAGAG GCCCTTGCAGATCCATATTTTAAGGGCTTGGCCAAGGTTGAAAGAGAGCCTTCTGCTCAACCAGTTACTAAgatggaatttgaatttgagaggCGAAGGATAACGAAAGAAGATGTGCGAGAGCTTATATATCGAGAAACTCTCGAGTACCATCCAAAGATGTTGAAAGAATTATTAGAGGGGACTGAATCAACCGGCTTTATGTACCCTAG tGCTGTTGACCATTTTAAGAAGCAATTTGCGTACCTTGAGGAGCACTATGGAAAGGGTTCAAATGTTGCTCCACCTGAGAGGCAGCATGCATCCTTACCGAG GCCATGTGTATTATTTTCAGATAACCCAGTTCAGAATACAGCAGAGGTTACAGATGATCTTTCCAAATGTTCCATAAAGGAAATGGAGAAGTCACATCCAGACAGGAGTTGTGGCATGGGGATCCCCATGACAAGGCTTCCTCTCCAAGTTCCTCAAAGTATCCAAG CAGGTGTGGCCAGGCCAGGGAAAGTTGTCGGTTCGGTGTTGCGTTACAACAACTGCGGAGCAGCGGCAGCAGCAGAGACTCTTGAACAACGAAGGATGGTTAGGAATCCAGTTGTTCCAACACATTACACTGCTTCTGGCTGCTCATATCCGAGAAGAAATGCAGGCTGTAAAAACGAGAGGGGAGAGGATGAAGTTGTTGAGGGATCCAACGGACTGCAGCCAAAGCCTCAGTACATGGCAAGGAAAGTGGCTGCTGCTCAAGCTGGACCTGGAAGTCAGTGGTACTAA